In one Streptomyces marincola genomic region, the following are encoded:
- a CDS encoding TrmH family RNA methyltransferase, with protein MNAPVPVTDPDDPRLADYTGLTDVALRRRREPADGLFMAEGDKVIRRALDAGYPMRSMLLTPRWAEAMADVAAATGAPVYLVDEALAERVTGYHVHRGALAAMQRTPLPPPAGLLATAGRLVVLEAVNDHTNIGAVFRGAAALGMDGVLLTPDCADPLYRRSVKVSMGAVFSLPYARLPHGPGHLDAVREAGFRLLALTPDPRARDIREVAAEEAGARTALLLGAEGNGLSARALAAADVRVRIPMAHGVDSLNVAAAAAVAFFALAEPRPGP; from the coding sequence GTGAACGCCCCCGTTCCCGTCACCGACCCGGACGACCCCAGGCTCGCCGACTACACCGGCCTGACCGACGTGGCGCTGCGCAGGCGGCGCGAGCCGGCCGACGGCCTGTTCATGGCCGAGGGCGACAAGGTGATCCGCCGGGCCCTGGACGCCGGTTACCCGATGCGCTCGATGCTGCTGACCCCCCGGTGGGCCGAGGCGATGGCGGACGTGGCCGCGGCCACGGGGGCGCCGGTCTACCTGGTGGACGAGGCGCTGGCCGAGCGCGTCACCGGCTACCACGTGCACCGCGGCGCGCTGGCCGCCATGCAGCGCACGCCGCTGCCGCCGCCGGCCGGCCTGCTGGCCACCGCCGGGCGGCTCGTCGTTCTCGAAGCGGTGAACGACCACACCAACATCGGCGCCGTCTTCCGCGGCGCGGCGGCACTCGGCATGGACGGCGTGCTGCTCACGCCCGACTGCGCCGACCCCCTGTACCGCAGGTCCGTCAAGGTCTCCATGGGCGCGGTCTTCTCGCTGCCCTACGCGCGGCTGCCGCACGGCCCCGGGCACCTCGACGCGGTGCGAGAGGCCGGGTTCAGGCTGCTCGCGCTGACCCCGGACCCGCGGGCCCGCGACATCCGGGAGGTGGCGGCCGAGGAGGCCGGCGCCCGGACGGCACTGCTGCTCGGCGCCGAGGGCAACGGACTGTCCGCCCGCGCCCTCGCGGCGGCGGACGTCCGGGTGCGCATCCCGATGGCGCACGGTGTGGATTCGCTCAACGTCGCCGCCGCCGCGGCCGTCGCGTTCTTCGCCCTGGCGGAGCCGCGCCCCGGGCCCTGA
- the cobA gene encoding uroporphyrinogen-III C-methyltransferase yields MSENPAYPVGLRLTGRRVLVLGGGTVAQRRLPALLAAGADVRLIAPAVTPSVQAMADAGELTWEPRGYRPGDVEGAWYVLVATDDREVNEAVSAEAEERRVWCVRSDDAAAATAWTPATGRGDGVTVAVLTGHDPRRSAAVRDAVVEGLRDGTLSAPRHRVRRQGVALVGGGPGDPGLITVRGRQLLAEADVVIADRLGPRDLLDELPPHVEVVDAAKIPYGRAMAQQAINDALVEHARAGKFVVRLKGGDPFVFGRGKEEAQALAEAGIAVTVVPGVTSAISVPSAVGIPVTHRGVAHEFTVVSGHVGPDDPRSLVDWKSLAALRGTLVLLMAVERMPVIAEALIRFGRPADTPVAVVQEGTTAAQRRLDATLGTVADRIAREGIRPPAIVVVGDVVAVG; encoded by the coding sequence ATGTCAGAGAACCCCGCCTACCCCGTCGGTCTGCGCCTGACCGGCCGCCGCGTGCTCGTCCTCGGCGGCGGCACCGTCGCCCAGCGCCGTCTGCCCGCGCTGCTCGCCGCGGGCGCCGATGTCCGGCTGATCGCTCCCGCGGTCACGCCGTCCGTGCAGGCCATGGCCGACGCGGGCGAGCTGACCTGGGAGCCGAGGGGCTACCGGCCCGGCGACGTCGAGGGCGCCTGGTACGTGCTGGTCGCCACGGACGACCGCGAGGTCAACGAGGCCGTGTCCGCCGAGGCGGAGGAGCGCCGCGTGTGGTGCGTCCGCAGCGACGACGCCGCGGCGGCGACCGCCTGGACCCCGGCGACCGGCCGCGGCGACGGCGTCACCGTGGCCGTGCTCACGGGCCACGACCCGCGCCGTTCCGCCGCTGTCAGGGACGCGGTCGTCGAGGGGCTGCGCGACGGCACGCTCAGCGCGCCCAGGCACCGCGTCCGCCGCCAGGGCGTCGCCCTGGTCGGGGGCGGGCCGGGGGATCCGGGGCTCATCACCGTCCGCGGCCGGCAACTGCTCGCCGAGGCGGACGTCGTGATCGCCGACCGGCTCGGCCCCCGGGATCTTCTGGACGAACTGCCGCCGCACGTCGAGGTCGTCGACGCCGCCAAGATCCCCTACGGCCGGGCCATGGCGCAGCAGGCGATCAACGACGCCCTCGTCGAGCACGCCAGGGCCGGGAAGTTCGTGGTGCGCCTCAAGGGCGGCGACCCGTTCGTCTTCGGGCGCGGCAAGGAGGAGGCGCAGGCACTGGCCGAGGCGGGCATCGCCGTCACGGTGGTACCCGGCGTCACCAGCGCCATCAGCGTGCCGTCGGCCGTGGGCATCCCGGTCACGCACCGGGGGGTGGCCCACGAGTTCACCGTGGTGAGCGGGCACGTCGGGCCCGACGACCCGCGTTCGCTGGTCGACTGGAAGTCGCTCGCCGCGCTGCGCGGCACCCTGGTGCTCCTGATGGCCGTCGAACGCATGCCCGTCATCGCGGAGGCGCTGATCCGGTTCGGCCGCCCGGCCGACACACCGGTCGCCGTCGTCCAGGAGGGCACCACGGCGGCGCAGCGGCGGCTGGACGCCACGCTCGGGACCGTGGCCGACCGCATCGCGCGGGAGGGCATACGGCCGCCCGCGATCGTCGTCGTGGGCGACGTGGTGGCCGTCGGGTGA